In Burkholderia lata, the DNA window CGAACTTGAATTGTACTTGAACAATACCCTTGAAACCGCGCGCTTCAAGGACTATTGCCCGAATGGCCTTCAGGTCGAGGGGCGCCGCAAGATCGAGAAGATCGCCACCGGCGTGACGGCGTCGGTCGCGTTTCTCGAAGCCGCGCTCGAATGGGGGGCAGATGCCGTGCTCGTCCATCACGGCTATTTCTGGCGCAACGAGCCGCCGCAGATCACGGGCCGCAAGTACCAGCGCCTGAAGCTGCTGCTCGCGAACGACCTGAACCTGTTCGCGTTCCACCTGCCGCTCGACGCGCATCCCGAATACGGCAACAACGCGCAGCTCGGCGAGCGGCTCGGGCTGATCGGCGAGCAGCGTTTCGGTGAAGGCGACCTCGGCTGGATGGCCACGCTGCCGATGCCCGTCACGCTCGAGCACTTCGTCGCGAAGGTCGAGCGCACGCTCGGCCGCACGCCGCTCGTGCTCGGCGATCTGGACATGCAGCTGCGCCGCATCGCGTGGTGCACCGGCGCCGCGCAAAGCTATTTCGACGCGGCGATCGACGCCGGGGCGGATGTGTTCCTGACCGGCGAGGTGTCCGAATACGTGACGCACACGGCCGCCGAGAGCGGCGTCGCGTTCGTTGCGGCAGGGCACCATGCGACCGAGCGCTACGGAATCCAGGCACTTGGCGCCCACTTGTCCGAAGAATTCGATATCGAACACCTTTTTATCGATATCCATAACCCGGTCTGAATGCCGGATTTGCGGCAGCGCATCGAAATTTCGCAATGTAGCGGACGCTTAAAAGTGAAATGATTTAATCGTTCCGATAGTGGGGGAAAACCCTTAACTATCAATCACTTCGAAGGGATTTTCATCTCCGGGCCTTGTAAATGGCGGCTCCATTCGAGCAAACTAGCGGCGGAATGGAAAGTCGTGACGGAAAATCCAACTCAGAAGTGGGGCGTGTGATGCGAGACAAGGAAGAGAAACGCGTCGACAGCGGCCGCCGTACCTGGCTGATTGCGACATCCGTAGCAGGTGGCGTGGGAGGCGTAGCCACCGTCATACCTTTCGCGGCGTCGCTTGCGCCGTCCGCGAAAGCGAAAGCGGCCGGTGCACCGGTCGAAGTCGACATCAGCGGGCTGAAGCCCGGTGAAATGGTGACCGTGCCGTGGCGCGGCAAGCCGGTGTGGATCCTGAACCGCACCGATGCGATGCTGGCCGACGTGGTCAAGGCCGACAAGGAAGTGGCCGATCCGACCACTGAAAAGCCCTATACGATGCCGTTGCCGGCGTATTGCGCGAACGAATATCGCTCGCGGGCCGATCGCAAGAACATTCTCGTCGTGATGGCCGTGTGTACGCACCTCGGCTGCACGCCAAGCCAACGCTTCACGCCGGGTCCGCAGCCGAACCTGCCGGACGACTGGCCGGGCGGTTTCCTCTGCCCGTGCCATGGTTCGACCTACGACCTCGCCGGCCGTGTGTTCAAGAACAAACCGGCGCCTCAGAATCTCGACATCCCGCCCTACATGTTCACGTCGGCAACGACCCTCGTGATCGGCAAGGACGAGAAAGGAGAAGCGTGATGGCCGACAACAAGGAAGTCTCCACGACAGGTCTCACCGGCTGGATCGATCAGCGCTTCCCGCTCACGTCCACCTGGAAGAAGCACGTTTCCGAGTACTACGCGCCGAAGAACTTCAACTTCTGGTACTTCTTCGGCTCCCTCGCGCTGCTGGTGCTCGTCAACCAGATCGTCACGGGCATCTTCCTGACGATGAACTACAAGCCCGACTCGACGCTCGCGTTCGCGTCGGTCGAGTACATCATGCGCGAGGTGCCGTGGGGCTGGCTGATCCGCTACATGCACTCCACGGGCGCGTCGATGTTCTTCGTCGTCGTCTACCTGCACATGTTCCGCGGGCTGCTTTACGGGTCGTACCGCAAGCCGCGCGAACTCGTGTGGATCTTCGGCTGCGCGATCTTCCTGTGCCTGATGGCCGAGGCGTTCTTCGGCTACCTGCTGCCGTGGGGCCAGATGTCGTTCTGGGGCGCGCAGGTGATCGTGAACCTGTTCTCGGCAATCCCGTTCGTCGGCCCCGACCTGTCGCTGTGGATTCGTGGCGACTACGTCGTGTCGGACGTCACGCTGAACCGCTTCTTCGCGTTCCACGTGATCGCGATTCCGCTCGTGCTGGTCGGCCTCGTGATCGCGCACCTCGTCGCGCTGCATGAAGTGGGGTCGAACAACCCGGACGGCATCGAGATCAAGGCGAAGAAGGACGAGAACGGCGTTCCGCTCGACGGCATCCCGTTCCACCCGTACTACTCGGTGCACGATTTCCTCGGCGTGTGCGGGTTCCTGATGGTGTTCGCGCTGATCGTGTTCTTCTCGCCGGAGATGGGCGGCTACTTCCTCGAGGCGAACAACTTCGTCCCGGCGAACCCGCTGCAGACGCCGCCCGAGATCGCGCCGGTCTGGTACTTCACCGCGTTCTACGCGATGCTGCGCGCGACCACCGACCCGTTCAAGATCGTGCTGATGATCGTGATCGTGTTGCTCGGCGTGCTCGCGCTGATCCGCGCGCGTGGCAAGTGGAAGGTCGGCCTGCCGGTGCTGGCCGCGGCGATCGTCGTGTTCATGTACCTGACGGAGTCGAAGTTCTGGGGTGTCGTCGTGATGGGTTCGGCGGTGATCACGCTGTTCTTCCTGCCGTGGCTCGACCGCAGCCCGGTGAAGTCGATCCGCTACCGGCCGCTGTTCCACAAGGTGTTCCTCGGGATCTTCGTCGTGGCGTTCCTGACCCTCGGGTTCCTCGGCACGCGGCCACCATCGCCGGCCTCGACACTGATCGCGCAGGCCTGTGCGCTGATCTACTTCGCGTTCTTCCTCGGCATGCCCGTCTGGACGCCGCTTGGCACGTTCAAGCAGCCGCCGGAGCGGGTGCGCTTCAAGCCCCATTAACGTGAGCGAGGAGAGAACGACATGAAGAAACTGCTTTCGACACTCGCGCTGATCGGGGCGACCGCGTGCGCGCTGCTGGTGGCGCCGGCGGTTCGGGCGGAAGGTAATTTTCCGCTCGACCGGGCGCCCGATAACACGGAAAATCTCGTTTCGCTTCAGCACGGCGCGCAATTGTTTGTAAACTATTGCCTGAACTGCCACAGCGCGAACCTGATGCGCTACAACCGTCTGACGGATCTGGGCATATCCCAGAAGGAGATCGAAAAGAATCTCCTGTTCACGACCGACAAGGTCGGCAACACGATGTCCGTCGCGATGCGGCCCGAAGACGCGAAGAACTGGCTCGGCACCTCGCCGCCCGACCTGTCGGTCGAGGAGCGCGCGCGCGGCCGCGACTGGCTGTATACGTATCTGCGGAGTTTCTACCGCGACGATACGCGGCCGAGCGGCTGGAACAACGCGGTGTTCGAGAACGTCGGCATGCCCCATGTACTGTGGCAGCTGCAGGGGCAGCGCACCGCCAAATTCGAAGACAAGACGGACGAGGAGACGGGCGAGAAGGCCCATACGCTCGTCGGCTTCCAGCAGGTCACACCGGGGACATTGTCCGCGGTGGATTATGATTCTGCGGTTGCCGACCTGGTGGCGTACATGACCTGGATGTCCGAGCCGGCTCAGCAGACCCGCAAACGCCTCGGCGTATGGGTGCTGATCTTTCTCGGTGTCCTGACTTTCCTGGCCTGGCGGCTCAATGCCGCGTACTGGAAAGATATCAAGTAATCACGCCTGACCGGCGTGGGGCCGGCGCAAGGTGGAACCCCGGAAGGGGTTCGCCGCGTGCCGGCCCTCGGCTTTTTTGAGGAAACGCAAACATGATGGTTCTGTATTCCGGCACAACTTGCCCGTTCTCCCAGCGTTGCCGGCTGGTGCTGTTCGAGAAGGGCATGGACTTCGAAATCCGTGACGTCGACCTGTTCAACAAGCCGGAAGACATTTCGGTGATGAACCCGTACGGTCAGGTGCCGATCCTGGTCGAGCGCGACCTGATCCTGTACGAATCGAACATCATCAACGAGTACATCGACGAGCGCTTCCCGCATCCGCAACTGATGCCGGCCGACCCCGTGCAGCGCGCACGTGCACGCCTGTTCCTGCTCAACTTCGAGAAGGAACTGTTCGTCCACGTCAGCACGCTCGAGAACGAGAAGGGCAAGGCAGCGGAGAAGAACCACGAGAAGGCACGCCTCGCGATTCGCGATCGCCTGACGCAGCTCGCACCGATCTTCGTGAAAAACAAGTACATGCTCGGCGAGGAGTTCTCGATGCTCGACGTCGCGATCGCGCCGCTGCTGTGGCGTCTGGATCACTACGGCATCGAGCTGTCGAAGAACGCAGCGCCGCTGATGAAGTACGCCGAGCGGATCTTCAGCCGTCCGGCCTACATCGAAGCACTGACGCCGTCCGAAAAGGTCATGCGTCGTTGATGGTGCAATGAGTGCATGACGGAGAGGGCGGCGCGGCGTGCCGCGCCCCCGCTCCGGGTTCGAGGATTGTGATGCAAGAGATTTCAACGAAGCCTTATCTGCTGCGCGCGCTGTACGAGTGGTGCACCGATAACGGTTACACGCCGCATATCGCGGTGAGGGTCGATAACTCGACGCGCGTGCCGCGTCAGTTCGTGCGTGACGGCGAGATCGTGCTCAACATCAGCTTCGAGGCGACCAGCCAGTTGCAGATGGGCAACGAGTGGATCGAGTTCACGGCCCGGTTCTCCGGGAAGGCGCACAAGATCGAGATTCCGGTTGCCAACGTGCTCGCGATCTATGCGCGCGAGAACGGGCAGGGCATGGCGTTCCAGGTCGATGCGGTCGCGGGCGAAGGTGCGGATTCGGGTGCGTTCGACGAAGATGCGGCGCAGACGGATGATGCGCCGCGCGACGAATCGCCTGTTGCGTTGACGCCGGTGGCCGACAGCGGCGCGAACGAGGAGCCCTCCGAAGGCGCCGACGAGCCGCCGAAAACCGACGGCGATGGCGACGGTTCAAAAGGTGGCAGCAGACCTCGCCTCAAGATCGTGAAATGAGGTAGAATCTCGCGCTACGCCGGCTTAGCTCATCTGGTAGAGCAGTTGATTTGTAATCATCAGGTGGCGGGTTCGAGTCCTGCAGCCGGCACCATATCTGACAAGGGGTTACGCGATGTTTGCGTAGCCCCTTCGCGTTTCCAATCCCCGTTTTTCTTGACAAACTCGGGCAACGAGTTTTCCCAGCTTTGCCGAGTTG includes these proteins:
- a CDS encoding Nif3-like dinuclear metal center hexameric protein, whose amino-acid sequence is MDRIELELYLNNTLETARFKDYCPNGLQVEGRRKIEKIATGVTASVAFLEAALEWGADAVLVHHGYFWRNEPPQITGRKYQRLKLLLANDLNLFAFHLPLDAHPEYGNNAQLGERLGLIGEQRFGEGDLGWMATLPMPVTLEHFVAKVERTLGRTPLVLGDLDMQLRRIAWCTGAAQSYFDAAIDAGADVFLTGEVSEYVTHTAAESGVAFVAAGHHATERYGIQALGAHLSEEFDIEHLFIDIHNPV
- the petA gene encoding ubiquinol-cytochrome c reductase iron-sulfur subunit, with the translated sequence MRDKEEKRVDSGRRTWLIATSVAGGVGGVATVIPFAASLAPSAKAKAAGAPVEVDISGLKPGEMVTVPWRGKPVWILNRTDAMLADVVKADKEVADPTTEKPYTMPLPAYCANEYRSRADRKNILVVMAVCTHLGCTPSQRFTPGPQPNLPDDWPGGFLCPCHGSTYDLAGRVFKNKPAPQNLDIPPYMFTSATTLVIGKDEKGEA
- a CDS encoding cytochrome b, producing MMADNKEVSTTGLTGWIDQRFPLTSTWKKHVSEYYAPKNFNFWYFFGSLALLVLVNQIVTGIFLTMNYKPDSTLAFASVEYIMREVPWGWLIRYMHSTGASMFFVVVYLHMFRGLLYGSYRKPRELVWIFGCAIFLCLMAEAFFGYLLPWGQMSFWGAQVIVNLFSAIPFVGPDLSLWIRGDYVVSDVTLNRFFAFHVIAIPLVLVGLVIAHLVALHEVGSNNPDGIEIKAKKDENGVPLDGIPFHPYYSVHDFLGVCGFLMVFALIVFFSPEMGGYFLEANNFVPANPLQTPPEIAPVWYFTAFYAMLRATTDPFKIVLMIVIVLLGVLALIRARGKWKVGLPVLAAAIVVFMYLTESKFWGVVVMGSAVITLFFLPWLDRSPVKSIRYRPLFHKVFLGIFVVAFLTLGFLGTRPPSPASTLIAQACALIYFAFFLGMPVWTPLGTFKQPPERVRFKPH
- a CDS encoding cytochrome c1, which produces MKKLLSTLALIGATACALLVAPAVRAEGNFPLDRAPDNTENLVSLQHGAQLFVNYCLNCHSANLMRYNRLTDLGISQKEIEKNLLFTTDKVGNTMSVAMRPEDAKNWLGTSPPDLSVEERARGRDWLYTYLRSFYRDDTRPSGWNNAVFENVGMPHVLWQLQGQRTAKFEDKTDEETGEKAHTLVGFQQVTPGTLSAVDYDSAVADLVAYMTWMSEPAQQTRKRLGVWVLIFLGVLTFLAWRLNAAYWKDIK
- a CDS encoding glutathione S-transferase N-terminal domain-containing protein, encoding MMVLYSGTTCPFSQRCRLVLFEKGMDFEIRDVDLFNKPEDISVMNPYGQVPILVERDLILYESNIINEYIDERFPHPQLMPADPVQRARARLFLLNFEKELFVHVSTLENEKGKAAEKNHEKARLAIRDRLTQLAPIFVKNKYMLGEEFSMLDVAIAPLLWRLDHYGIELSKNAAPLMKYAERIFSRPAYIEALTPSEKVMRR
- a CDS encoding ClpXP protease specificity-enhancing factor → MQEISTKPYLLRALYEWCTDNGYTPHIAVRVDNSTRVPRQFVRDGEIVLNISFEATSQLQMGNEWIEFTARFSGKAHKIEIPVANVLAIYARENGQGMAFQVDAVAGEGADSGAFDEDAAQTDDAPRDESPVALTPVADSGANEEPSEGADEPPKTDGDGDGSKGGSRPRLKIVK